One Miscanthus floridulus cultivar M001 chromosome 11, ASM1932011v1, whole genome shotgun sequence DNA window includes the following coding sequences:
- the LOC136491359 gene encoding putative lipid-binding protein AIR1, with protein sequence MANTRQQAAAAATLALLLLSVSAASSSSSPTLLTTAASRKVLHWKLGCPWDAVKFGACVGVLGAAGLQAGAQLGSKCCDVVQGLAAAEAAACFCTTVKETVLGIPTEWDVGVGVLASACKTELPRGFKCV encoded by the coding sequence ATGGCCAACACCCGCCAACaagccgccgcggccgccaccctcgcgctcctcctcctctcagtctccgccgcgtcgtcgtcgtcgtcgcccacGCTGCTGACGACGGCGGCGTCGCGCAAGGTGCTGCACTGGAAGCTGGGCTGCCCGTGGGACGCGGTCAAGTTCGGGGCCTGCGTCGGCGTGCTCGGCGCCGCGGGCCTGCAGGCCGGCGCGCAGCTCGGGAGCAAGTGCTGCGACGTCGTGCAGGGGCTCGCGGCGGCCGAGGCGGCCGCCTGCTTCTGCACCACCGTCAAGGAGACCGTGCTCGGCATCCCCACGGAGTGGGACGTCGGTGTCGGCGTCCTGGCTAGCGCCTGCAAGACGGAGCTGCCCCGCGGATTCAAGTGTGTCTGA